Proteins encoded by one window of Ictidomys tridecemlineatus isolate mIctTri1 chromosome 7, mIctTri1.hap1, whole genome shotgun sequence:
- the Mbd5 gene encoding methyl-CpG-binding domain protein 5 isoform X9 encodes MLISLESPKQTQKMNGGKECDGGDKEGGLPAIQVPVGWQRRVDQNGVLYVSPSGSLLSCLEQVKTYLLTDGTCKCGLECPLILPKVFNFDPGAAVKQRTAEDVKADEDVTKLCIHKRKIIAVATLHKSMEAPHPSLVLTSPGGGTNATPVVPSRAATPRSIRNKSHEGITNSVMPECKNPFKLMIGSSNAMGRLYVQELPGSQQQELHPVYPRQRLGSSEHGQKSPFRGSHGGLPSPASSGSQIYGDGSISPRTDPLGSPDVFTRNNPGFHGAPNSSPIHLNRTPLSPPSVMLHGSPVQSSCAMAGRTNIPLSPTLTTKSPVMKKPMCNFSTNMEIPRAMFHHKPPQGPPPPPPPSCALQKKPLTSEKDPLGILDPIPSKPVNQNPVIINPTSFHSNVHSQVPVMNVSMPPAVVPLPSNLPLPTVKPGHMNHGSHVQRVPHSASTSLSPSPVTSPVHMMGTGIGRIEASPQRSRSSSTSSDHGNFMMPPVGPQATCSGIKVPPRSPRSTIGSPRPSMPSSPSTKSDGHHQYKDIPNPLIAGMSNVLNTPSSAAFPTASAGSGSVKSQPGLLGMPLNQILNQHNAASFPASSLLSAAAKAQLANQNKLAGNNSSSSSNSGAVASSGNTEGHSTLNTMFPPTANMLLPTGEGQSGRAALRDKLMSQQKDSLRKRKQPPTTVLSLLRQSQMDSSAVPKPGPDLLRKQGQGSFPISSMSQLLQSMSCQSSHLSSNSTPGCGGSNTALPCSANQLHFTDPNMNSSVLQNSLTQNIPLRGEAVHCHNANTNFVHSNSPVPNHHLAGLINQIQASGNCGMLSQSGMALGNSLHPNPPQSRISTSSTPVIPNSIVSSYNQTSSEAGSSGPSSSIAIAGTNHPAITKTTSVLQDGVIVTTAAGNPLQSQLPIGSDFPFVGQEHALHFPPNSTSNNHLPHPLNPSLLSSLPISLPVNQQHLLNQNLLNILQPSAGEGKSEINLHPLGFLNPNVNAALAFLSGDMDGQVLQPVHFQLLAALLQNQAQAAAMLPLPSLNLTISDLLQQQNTPLPSLTQMTAPPDHLPSNQSDNSRAETLLTSPLGNPLPSFAGSDTTFNPLFLPAVTGASGLMALNPQLLGGVLNSASANTANHPEVSIATSSQATTTTTTTSSAVAALTVSTLGGTAVVSMAETLLNISNNAGNTPGPAKLNSNSVVPQLLNPLLGTGLLGDMSSINNTLNNHQLTHLQSLLNNNQMFPPNQQQQQLLQGYQNLQAFQGQSTVPCPANNNPMACLFQNFQVRMQEDAALLNKRISTQPGLTALPENPNTTLPPFPDTPCELQPRIDPALGQQVKDGLVMGGQGDASVDAIYKAVVDAASKGMQVVITTAVNSTTQISPIPALSAMSAFTASIGDPLNLSSAVSAVIHGRNMGGVDHDGRLRNARGARLPKNLDHGKNSNEGDGFEYFKSASCHTSKKQWDGEQSPRGERNRWKYEEFLDHPGHIHSSPCHERPNNVSTLPFLPGEQHPILLPPRNCQGDKILEENFRYNNYKRTMMSFKERLENTVERCVHINGNRPRQSRGFGELLSTAKQDLVLEEQSPSSSNSLESSLVKDYIHYNGDFNAKSINGCVPSPSDAKSISSEDDLRNPDSPSSNELIHYRPRTFNVGDLVWGQFKGLTSWPGKLVREDDVHNSCQQSPEEGKILHDSLRSHKLLEHKMKRGWL; translated from the exons ATGCAACTCCAGTAGTACCTTCACGGGCAGCAACTCCAAGATCAATAAGAAATAAGTCTCATGAAGGAATTACAAATTCTGTAATGCCTGAATGTAAGAATCCTTTCAAGTTGATGATTGGATCGTCAAATGCCATGGGAAGGCTATATGTACAAGAACTGCCTGGAAGCCAGCAACAAGAACTCCACCCTGTCTACCCCCGGCAGAGATTGGGCAGCAGTGAACACGGACAGAAATCTCCATTCCGTGGCAGCCATGGAGGCCTGCCAAGCCCAGCATCATCAGGTTCCCAGATATATGGAGATGGTTCAATCTCTCCACGGACTGACCCACTTGGAAGCCCTGATGTTTTCACAAGAAATAATCCTGGTTTTCATGGAGCTCCCAATTCTAGTCCTATTCACCTGAATAGGACTCCTCTTTCTCCACCTTCAGTAATGCTACATGGTTCTCCTGTACAGTCATCCTGTGCAATGGCTGGAAGGACTAATATACCTCTTTCCCCAACTTTGACTACAAAGAGTCCAGTAATGAAAAAACCAATGTGTAATTTTTCAACTAATATGGAAATACCACGAGCAATGTTTCACCACAAACCACCCCAAGGCCCACCACCCCCTCCTCCACCTTCTTGTGCTCTTCAGAAAAAGCCATTAACATCTGAGAAAGATCCACTTGGCATTCTTGACCCTATTCCTAGTAAACCAGTGAATCAGAACCCTGTTATCATTAATCCAACCAGTTTCCATTCAAATGTCCACTCTCAGGTACCTGTGATGAATGTAAGCATGCCTCCTGCTGTTGTTCCTTTGCCAAGTAATCTCCCTTTGCCAACTGTAAAACCTGGCCATATGAATCATGGGAGTCATGTACAAAGAGTTCCACATTCAGCTTCAACCTCCTTGTCCCCTTCTCCAGTGACATCCCCAGTGCACATGATGGGGACTGGAATTGGAAGGATTGAGGCATCGCCCCAAAGATCACGCTCATCTTCCACATCATCAGATCATGGAAATTTCATGATGCCACCTGTAGGACCCCAGGCCACTTGTAGTGGTATTAAGGTtccacccaggtcaccaaggtcaaCTATAGGGTCCCCAAGGCCATCAATGCCATCAAGCCCTTCTACCAAGTCCGATGGACATCATCAGTACAAGGATATCCCTAACCCATTAATTGCTGGAATGAGTAATGTACTAAATACCCCAAGCAGTGCAGCTTTTCCTACTGCATCTGCCGGAAGTGGTTCTGTAAAGAGTCAGCCTGGTTTGCTGGGAATGCCTTTAAATCAGATCTTGAACCAGCACAATGCTGCCTCCTTTCCAGCAAGTAGTTTACTCTCAGCAGCAGCCAAAGCACAGCTAGCAAATCAAAACAAACTTGCTGGTAACAACAGTAGCAGCAGTAGCAATTCTGGAGCTGTTGCCAGCAGTGGCAACACTGAAGGACATAGCACTTTAAACACCATGTTCCCTCCTACTGCCAACATGCTTCTCCCAACAGGTGAAGGGCAAAGTGGTCGCGCAGCACTAAGAGATAAGCTGATGTCTCAGCAAAAAGACTCATTACGGAAAAGAAAACAGCCACCTACCACAGTGTTGAGTTTGCTAAGACAGTCTCAAATGGATAGTTCTGCAGTTCCTAAACCTGGACCCGACTTGCTGAGGAAGCAGGGTCAGGGTTCATTTCCCATCAGTTCAATGTCTCAGTTACTACAGTCTATGAGTTGTCAAAGCTCTCACTTGAGTAGCAATAGTACCCCGGGTTGTGGGGGCTCAAATACTGCTTTGCCTTGCTCTGCTAACCAGCTGCATTTTACAGATCCCAATATGAACTCCAGTGTTCTTCAGAATTCACTGACACAGAACATACCTTTAAGAGGGGAAGCCGTGCACTGCCACAATGCAAACACTAACTTTGTTCACAGTAACAGTCCAGTCCCCAATCACCATCTTGCAGGTTTAATAAATCAGATTCAGGCTAGCGGGAACTGTGGGATGCTCAGTCAGTCGGGCATGGCTTTAGGAAATTCATTACATCCCAATCCACCTCAGTCAAGAATTTCAACGTCCTCCACTCCAGTGATACCAAACAGCATTGTTAGCAGCTATAATCAAACAAGTTCTGAAGCAG GCAGTTCAGGCCCATCATCCTCCATAGCCATAGCTGGCACCAATCACCCCGCCATCACAAAGACAACATCTGTTCTTCAAGATGGCGTCATCGTCACCACCGCAGCTGGAAACCCACTGCAGAGTCAGCTGCCCATTGGGAGTGATTTTCCTTTTGTTGGCCAGGAGCACGCACTTCATTTTCCACCCAACAGCACTTCAAACAACCATCTTCCACACCCCTTGAACCCCAGCCTCCTCAGTTCTCTACCTATCTCTTTGCCAGTGAATCAACAGCATCTCCTAAACCAGAATCTATTAAATATCCTCCAGCCTTCAGCAGGAGAAGGCAAGTCTGAGATCAACCTCCACCCTTTAGGTTTTCTCAACCCGAATGTAAACGCTGCTTTAGCTTTTCTCTCCGGTGACATGGATGGGCAGGTATTACAACCTGTTCACTTTCAGCTCTTAGCTGCTCTGCTTCAGAACCAAGCCCAAGCAGCTGCCATGCTTCCCCTGCCATCTCTCAATCTGACCATCTCAGATCTTTTGCAACAGCAAAATACCCCTTTACCCTCATTAACACAGATGACAGCCCCACCAGACCATTTGCCAAGCAATCAGTCAGACAACAGCCGAGCTGAGACCCTTTTAACCAGCCCCCTGGGGAACCCTTTACCAAGCTTTGCAGGCAGTGACACTACTTTTAACCCCCTGTTCCTCCCAGCTGTCACTGGGGCCTCAGGATTAATGGCCTTGAATCCCCAGCTGTTGGGAGGTGTTCTGAACTCGGCATCGGCCAACACCGCTAATCATCCAGAGGTTTCCATAGCAACCTCCTCCCAGGCAACCACTACCACAACCACTACATCATCAGCAGTGGCAGCACTGACTGTCTCAACACTTGGTGGGACAGCAGTGGTGTCAATGGCCGAAACATTGCTGAATATATCTAATAATGCTGGGAATACACCTGGTCCAGCTAAACTCAACAGTAACTCTGTGGTGCCACAGCTACTTAACCCTCTACTGGGGACAGGTCTGCTTG GTGATATGTCATCAATAAACAATACTTTGAATAACCATCAACTGACTCATCTGCAGTCGCTGTTAAACAACAATCAGATGTTTCCTCCAAATCAGCAACAACAGCAACTTCTCCAAGGGTACCAGAATCTCCAGGCCTTCCAAGGACAGTCCACTGTTCCTTGCCCAGCTAACAATAACCCCATGGCTTGTCTGTTTCAGAACTTCCAG GTAAGAATGCAAGAAGATGCAGCTCTCCTAAACAAAAGAATAAGCACTCAGCCGGGGCTTACGGCACTTCCTGAGAATCCAAACACTACACTTCCACCTTTCCCAGATACACCCTGTGAGCTGCAACCGAGGATCGACCCAGCTCTTGGTCAGCAGGTGAAGGATGGACTCGTCATGGGTGGCCAAGGTGATGCTTCTGTAGATGCCATTTACAAAGCAGTCGTTGATGCAGCCAGCAAAGGAATGCAAGTTGTCATCACCACTGCCGTCAACAGTACCACTCAGATCAGCCCTATTCCAGCTCTGAGTGCCATGAGTGCCTTCACTGCCTCAATTGGTGACCCACTAAACCTGTCCAGTGCTGTCAGTGCGGTCATTCATGGGCGGAACATGGGAGGTGTTGATCATGATGGCAGGCTGAGGAATGCAAGAGGGGCTCGGCTGCCCAAGAATCTAGACCATGGCAAAAACTCAAATGAAGGAGATGGATTTGAGTATTTCAAGTCAGCTAGTTGTCACACATCCAAAAAACAGTGGGATGGGGAGCAAAGCCCCAGAGGAGAGAGAAACAGGTGGAAATATGAGGAATTTTTAGATCATCCAGGCCATATCCATAGTAGTCCTTGTCATGAAAGGCCCAACAATGTCTCTACACTGCCATTTTTGCCTGGGGAGCAGCACCCAATACTGTTACCACCAAGAAACTGTCAAGGGGATAaaattttggaggaaaatttCAGGTATAATAACTACAAAAGAACTATGATGAGTTTTAAGGAGAGACTAGAGAACACTGTGGAAAGATGTGTGCACATTAATGGGAACAGACCTCGACAGAGTCGGGGATTTGGAGAGCTGCTAAGCACTGCAAAGCAAGACCTAGTCCTAGAGGAGCAGTCTCCGAGTTCCTCAAATAGTTTAGAAAGTTCTCTAGTCAAAGACTACATCCATTACAATGGAGACTTTAATGCCAAAAGCATTAATGGGTGTGTGCCTAGCCCTTCAGACGCTAAAAGCATCAGTAGTGAAGATGACCTAAGGAATCCAGACTCCCCCTCTTCAAATGAGTTGATACATTATAGACCAAGGACGTTCAACGTTGGGGACTTGGTCTGGGGCCAATTCAAAGGACTGACTTCTTGGCCTGGAAAATTAGTAAGAGAAGACGACGTTCACAATTCATGTCAGCAAAGCCCCGAGGAAGGGAAG ATTCTTCATGACTCATTGAGGTCTCACAAGCTTCTGGAGCATAAAATGAAGAGGGGATGGTTGTAG
- the Mbd5 gene encoding methyl-CpG-binding domain protein 5 isoform X10, whose product MEAPHPSLVLTSPGGGTNATPVVPSRAATPRSIRNKSHEGITNSVMPECKNPFKLMIGSSNAMGRLYVQELPGSQQQELHPVYPRQRLGSSEHGQKSPFRGSHGGLPSPASSGSQIYGDGSISPRTDPLGSPDVFTRNNPGFHGAPNSSPIHLNRTPLSPPSVMLHGSPVQSSCAMAGRTNIPLSPTLTTKSPVMKKPMCNFSTNMEIPRAMFHHKPPQGPPPPPPPSCALQKKPLTSEKDPLGILDPIPSKPVNQNPVIINPTSFHSNVHSQVPVMNVSMPPAVVPLPSNLPLPTVKPGHMNHGSHVQRVPHSASTSLSPSPVTSPVHMMGTGIGRIEASPQRSRSSSTSSDHGNFMMPPVGPQATCSGIKVPPRSPRSTIGSPRPSMPSSPSTKSDGHHQYKDIPNPLIAGMSNVLNTPSSAAFPTASAGSGSVKSQPGLLGMPLNQILNQHNAASFPASSLLSAAAKAQLANQNKLAGNNSSSSSNSGAVASSGNTEGHSTLNTMFPPTANMLLPTGEGQSGRAALRDKLMSQQKDSLRKRKQPPTTVLSLLRQSQMDSSAVPKPGPDLLRKQGQGSFPISSMSQLLQSMSCQSSHLSSNSTPGCGGSNTALPCSANQLHFTDPNMNSSVLQNSLTQNIPLRGEAVHCHNANTNFVHSNSPVPNHHLAGLINQIQASGNCGMLSQSGMALGNSLHPNPPQSRISTSSTPVIPNSIVSSYNQTSSEAGSSGPSSSIAIAGTNHPAITKTTSVLQDGVIVTTAAGNPLQSQLPIGSDFPFVGQEHALHFPPNSTSNNHLPHPLNPSLLSSLPISLPVNQQHLLNQNLLNILQPSAGEGKSEINLHPLGFLNPNVNAALAFLSGDMDGQVLQPVHFQLLAALLQNQAQAAAMLPLPSLNLTISDLLQQQNTPLPSLTQMTAPPDHLPSNQSDNSRAETLLTSPLGNPLPSFAGSDTTFNPLFLPAVTGASGLMALNPQLLGGVLNSASANTANHPEVSIATSSQATTTTTTTSSAVAALTVSTLGGTAVVSMAETLLNISNNAGNTPGPAKLNSNSVVPQLLNPLLGTGLLGDMSSINNTLNNHQLTHLQSLLNNNQMFPPNQQQQQLLQGYQNLQAFQGQSTVPCPANNNPMACLFQNFQVRMQEDAALLNKRISTQPGLTALPENPNTTLPPFPDTPCELQPRIDPALGQQVKDGLVMGGQGDASVDAIYKAVVDAASKGMQVVITTAVNSTTQISPIPALSAMSAFTASIGDPLNLSSAVSAVIHGRNMGGVDHDGRLRNARGARLPKNLDHGKNSNEGDGFEYFKSASCHTSKKQWDGEQSPRGERNRWKYEEFLDHPGHIHSSPCHERPNNVSTLPFLPGEQHPILLPPRNCQGDKILEENFRYNNYKRTMMSFKERLENTVERCVHINGNRPRQSRGFGELLSTAKQDLVLEEQSPSSSNSLESSLVKDYIHYNGDFNAKSINGCVPSPSDAKSISSEDDLRNPDSPSSNELIHYRPRTFNVGDLVWGQFKGLTSWPGKLVREDDVHNSCQQSPEEGKVWVMWFGVHTFTQVEPEKLKTLTEGLEAYSRARKRNRKYGCGREQILRKQYWKQGNHLGAHARRQGRKRTQTKRSGKLNNHLEAAIHEAMSELDKMSGTVHQIPQGDRQMRPPKPKRRKISR is encoded by the exons ATGCAACTCCAGTAGTACCTTCACGGGCAGCAACTCCAAGATCAATAAGAAATAAGTCTCATGAAGGAATTACAAATTCTGTAATGCCTGAATGTAAGAATCCTTTCAAGTTGATGATTGGATCGTCAAATGCCATGGGAAGGCTATATGTACAAGAACTGCCTGGAAGCCAGCAACAAGAACTCCACCCTGTCTACCCCCGGCAGAGATTGGGCAGCAGTGAACACGGACAGAAATCTCCATTCCGTGGCAGCCATGGAGGCCTGCCAAGCCCAGCATCATCAGGTTCCCAGATATATGGAGATGGTTCAATCTCTCCACGGACTGACCCACTTGGAAGCCCTGATGTTTTCACAAGAAATAATCCTGGTTTTCATGGAGCTCCCAATTCTAGTCCTATTCACCTGAATAGGACTCCTCTTTCTCCACCTTCAGTAATGCTACATGGTTCTCCTGTACAGTCATCCTGTGCAATGGCTGGAAGGACTAATATACCTCTTTCCCCAACTTTGACTACAAAGAGTCCAGTAATGAAAAAACCAATGTGTAATTTTTCAACTAATATGGAAATACCACGAGCAATGTTTCACCACAAACCACCCCAAGGCCCACCACCCCCTCCTCCACCTTCTTGTGCTCTTCAGAAAAAGCCATTAACATCTGAGAAAGATCCACTTGGCATTCTTGACCCTATTCCTAGTAAACCAGTGAATCAGAACCCTGTTATCATTAATCCAACCAGTTTCCATTCAAATGTCCACTCTCAGGTACCTGTGATGAATGTAAGCATGCCTCCTGCTGTTGTTCCTTTGCCAAGTAATCTCCCTTTGCCAACTGTAAAACCTGGCCATATGAATCATGGGAGTCATGTACAAAGAGTTCCACATTCAGCTTCAACCTCCTTGTCCCCTTCTCCAGTGACATCCCCAGTGCACATGATGGGGACTGGAATTGGAAGGATTGAGGCATCGCCCCAAAGATCACGCTCATCTTCCACATCATCAGATCATGGAAATTTCATGATGCCACCTGTAGGACCCCAGGCCACTTGTAGTGGTATTAAGGTtccacccaggtcaccaaggtcaaCTATAGGGTCCCCAAGGCCATCAATGCCATCAAGCCCTTCTACCAAGTCCGATGGACATCATCAGTACAAGGATATCCCTAACCCATTAATTGCTGGAATGAGTAATGTACTAAATACCCCAAGCAGTGCAGCTTTTCCTACTGCATCTGCCGGAAGTGGTTCTGTAAAGAGTCAGCCTGGTTTGCTGGGAATGCCTTTAAATCAGATCTTGAACCAGCACAATGCTGCCTCCTTTCCAGCAAGTAGTTTACTCTCAGCAGCAGCCAAAGCACAGCTAGCAAATCAAAACAAACTTGCTGGTAACAACAGTAGCAGCAGTAGCAATTCTGGAGCTGTTGCCAGCAGTGGCAACACTGAAGGACATAGCACTTTAAACACCATGTTCCCTCCTACTGCCAACATGCTTCTCCCAACAGGTGAAGGGCAAAGTGGTCGCGCAGCACTAAGAGATAAGCTGATGTCTCAGCAAAAAGACTCATTACGGAAAAGAAAACAGCCACCTACCACAGTGTTGAGTTTGCTAAGACAGTCTCAAATGGATAGTTCTGCAGTTCCTAAACCTGGACCCGACTTGCTGAGGAAGCAGGGTCAGGGTTCATTTCCCATCAGTTCAATGTCTCAGTTACTACAGTCTATGAGTTGTCAAAGCTCTCACTTGAGTAGCAATAGTACCCCGGGTTGTGGGGGCTCAAATACTGCTTTGCCTTGCTCTGCTAACCAGCTGCATTTTACAGATCCCAATATGAACTCCAGTGTTCTTCAGAATTCACTGACACAGAACATACCTTTAAGAGGGGAAGCCGTGCACTGCCACAATGCAAACACTAACTTTGTTCACAGTAACAGTCCAGTCCCCAATCACCATCTTGCAGGTTTAATAAATCAGATTCAGGCTAGCGGGAACTGTGGGATGCTCAGTCAGTCGGGCATGGCTTTAGGAAATTCATTACATCCCAATCCACCTCAGTCAAGAATTTCAACGTCCTCCACTCCAGTGATACCAAACAGCATTGTTAGCAGCTATAATCAAACAAGTTCTGAAGCAG GCAGTTCAGGCCCATCATCCTCCATAGCCATAGCTGGCACCAATCACCCCGCCATCACAAAGACAACATCTGTTCTTCAAGATGGCGTCATCGTCACCACCGCAGCTGGAAACCCACTGCAGAGTCAGCTGCCCATTGGGAGTGATTTTCCTTTTGTTGGCCAGGAGCACGCACTTCATTTTCCACCCAACAGCACTTCAAACAACCATCTTCCACACCCCTTGAACCCCAGCCTCCTCAGTTCTCTACCTATCTCTTTGCCAGTGAATCAACAGCATCTCCTAAACCAGAATCTATTAAATATCCTCCAGCCTTCAGCAGGAGAAGGCAAGTCTGAGATCAACCTCCACCCTTTAGGTTTTCTCAACCCGAATGTAAACGCTGCTTTAGCTTTTCTCTCCGGTGACATGGATGGGCAGGTATTACAACCTGTTCACTTTCAGCTCTTAGCTGCTCTGCTTCAGAACCAAGCCCAAGCAGCTGCCATGCTTCCCCTGCCATCTCTCAATCTGACCATCTCAGATCTTTTGCAACAGCAAAATACCCCTTTACCCTCATTAACACAGATGACAGCCCCACCAGACCATTTGCCAAGCAATCAGTCAGACAACAGCCGAGCTGAGACCCTTTTAACCAGCCCCCTGGGGAACCCTTTACCAAGCTTTGCAGGCAGTGACACTACTTTTAACCCCCTGTTCCTCCCAGCTGTCACTGGGGCCTCAGGATTAATGGCCTTGAATCCCCAGCTGTTGGGAGGTGTTCTGAACTCGGCATCGGCCAACACCGCTAATCATCCAGAGGTTTCCATAGCAACCTCCTCCCAGGCAACCACTACCACAACCACTACATCATCAGCAGTGGCAGCACTGACTGTCTCAACACTTGGTGGGACAGCAGTGGTGTCAATGGCCGAAACATTGCTGAATATATCTAATAATGCTGGGAATACACCTGGTCCAGCTAAACTCAACAGTAACTCTGTGGTGCCACAGCTACTTAACCCTCTACTGGGGACAGGTCTGCTTG GTGATATGTCATCAATAAACAATACTTTGAATAACCATCAACTGACTCATCTGCAGTCGCTGTTAAACAACAATCAGATGTTTCCTCCAAATCAGCAACAACAGCAACTTCTCCAAGGGTACCAGAATCTCCAGGCCTTCCAAGGACAGTCCACTGTTCCTTGCCCAGCTAACAATAACCCCATGGCTTGTCTGTTTCAGAACTTCCAG GTAAGAATGCAAGAAGATGCAGCTCTCCTAAACAAAAGAATAAGCACTCAGCCGGGGCTTACGGCACTTCCTGAGAATCCAAACACTACACTTCCACCTTTCCCAGATACACCCTGTGAGCTGCAACCGAGGATCGACCCAGCTCTTGGTCAGCAGGTGAAGGATGGACTCGTCATGGGTGGCCAAGGTGATGCTTCTGTAGATGCCATTTACAAAGCAGTCGTTGATGCAGCCAGCAAAGGAATGCAAGTTGTCATCACCACTGCCGTCAACAGTACCACTCAGATCAGCCCTATTCCAGCTCTGAGTGCCATGAGTGCCTTCACTGCCTCAATTGGTGACCCACTAAACCTGTCCAGTGCTGTCAGTGCGGTCATTCATGGGCGGAACATGGGAGGTGTTGATCATGATGGCAGGCTGAGGAATGCAAGAGGGGCTCGGCTGCCCAAGAATCTAGACCATGGCAAAAACTCAAATGAAGGAGATGGATTTGAGTATTTCAAGTCAGCTAGTTGTCACACATCCAAAAAACAGTGGGATGGGGAGCAAAGCCCCAGAGGAGAGAGAAACAGGTGGAAATATGAGGAATTTTTAGATCATCCAGGCCATATCCATAGTAGTCCTTGTCATGAAAGGCCCAACAATGTCTCTACACTGCCATTTTTGCCTGGGGAGCAGCACCCAATACTGTTACCACCAAGAAACTGTCAAGGGGATAaaattttggaggaaaatttCAGGTATAATAACTACAAAAGAACTATGATGAGTTTTAAGGAGAGACTAGAGAACACTGTGGAAAGATGTGTGCACATTAATGGGAACAGACCTCGACAGAGTCGGGGATTTGGAGAGCTGCTAAGCACTGCAAAGCAAGACCTAGTCCTAGAGGAGCAGTCTCCGAGTTCCTCAAATAGTTTAGAAAGTTCTCTAGTCAAAGACTACATCCATTACAATGGAGACTTTAATGCCAAAAGCATTAATGGGTGTGTGCCTAGCCCTTCAGACGCTAAAAGCATCAGTAGTGAAGATGACCTAAGGAATCCAGACTCCCCCTCTTCAAATGAGTTGATACATTATAGACCAAGGACGTTCAACGTTGGGGACTTGGTCTGGGGCCAATTCAAAGGACTGACTTCTTGGCCTGGAAAATTAGTAAGAGAAGACGACGTTCACAATTCATGTCAGCAAAGCCCCGAGGAAGGGAAG